ATGGTAAGTCGAACGACAGATTTCACTTCTATTGTCAATAACACATTCAGCATAATCTTTATCCACCAGGCAAGTACTCCACGTTGAATCTATATCAATTTCAGCCACGCCATTTTCATCAGTCCATCCACGTTTTTCCATACTCTCAAACCAGCCTTTACGGGCAACAAACTCTTCAGCATCAACAGGTGAATTAAGCTTTACCAAATTGACAAACGAAGAATCAACCCCTTCTGGGTAAAACTCATGATTTACATCATATTCAAAGCCCAAAGAACCGCTCATATTCCTATCAACATCCGTATGCCCATCATAATTGAACCACATATCAAAATCAAGACTTACAACAACATATTTCAATTTTGGACATTGATTTGAAACATAGTTTTTAAAAAGATAATGGATGCAATGCATGTCGCAGGGAATTCCAGAAAAATTCAAGGAAGGAACACTCATATCAAGCGGATTAAAACCAGATCTCATACGAGAATTGCCAAGTCCAATCAATTCTATGGAATCCTTAAAAGTCCAGAAAGCAAGCATTTTACGGGATAATTCACTAGCAGACAGATTTTCCGCAGAAAGATACACGCCCACGCTGTCTTCGCTCCAACTAGTTTCACTCGTCGTTTTATCAAATGGTGTCCAGAAACAAGGGTGCCAAAGTTCATCGCCCTCAACAAGATTCGTTATAGAGCCTGTTTTTATATTCACCAGCGCAATTTTCTGATGCGCACCATCAAAATTTGTAAGTGTAACCACCGCAAAATTGTCTTCATTCAGGACCCATTCGCTATGATCGAATGTATAACCCTTTGGGGCAGCAACAGAAGTACGCAATTTTCCTTGCTCATCGGCAACAAGCAAACGTTCATGCACCTGATAGTTTTTTCCAACAAATTCGGTCCCAGTCTTTCCTGCAAAATCCAGAAAAAGCGTTTGTTTAGAATTCCTGTTCAATGAAGCGTTGCAAGCCTGATCGCTATTGAACCATACCGTATCGACAGCTTTGGATGTTACCGTAGACTTGTTCTTTGCAACACGGGCCCGCAATAGACGCGCCCCAGAGACAGAGAGCTTTTCATCATTGCTAATTCCCCCATGATAAGCGCCATCGAAAAGCTTAACAGGCTTGCCAAAGGCTCCCTTTGAAAAAGGAACCTGCCAAGTACTCTGCGAAAAGAAATCAGACTTTTCTTTATTGTTTCCAGCATCTGTAACATAGACAATTACCGTATCCCCATTTTCAAGGACGCGCCAACGCGGAATCGCAGCAGATTTGACATCCAGCTTAACAAGATTCGTTCCCACTTCGTTCAGATCGCGAACATAGACCGTTGATTTACCGGCAATACCTTCCAGTCCAGTACAAAACGCCACATGCTTTCCGTCCGGTGAAATATCAGGATGATAGACCTCTAGCGAATCCTTTATTTCAACAGCAACCGGAGATATCTTTGACAAATCGACATAAACCAAATTTCCAGAGACATCATTACGGAAAGCCAGTTTCAAACGGTTTGTCCCTAAAAGGGACGACAACATTTTCCTATTGGGCAAGACAAGGATATTCGAAGAAATGGCCTCCCCCGAAGCATCAAGCCAAACTGGTTTTGCGATTTTTCCATACGCTAGACGAAATCCCAAATAGTCCGAATAACTTGCACTCGTTACAGTATAGACATCGCCCCGCGAATAAAGATTTATTGTCGAAGGATCGCTCCTAAAGCTACCCCCCTTAATAACGCGTTCATCAAAGTTACCTCCATTCAAAGCACCCATATAATTTGAAATTACCGTATCCTGGAAATTTCCAAGCCAGTCATTCACCCATTCAGCTACATTACCCGACAAGTCACAAAAGCCCTTTTTATCTTTCTTCAGGCATACTTCATGTGTCGCAAAATCAGAATTACTTGAATTCCAGCTATTCGTCGAATCAAATGAAAGACCCGACGCGAACACCCATTCAGCTTCTGTCGGCAAGCGGAACGCATCAACTTCAGGCTTAAACTTAAAGCCTTCAAGCAACACACAATGGCCGTTCTTGTCAAATTGCGCTGAAGAATAGGAATAAGCGGAATCAATCCCGTTTTTTTTGCTTTTCGCATTGGCAAAGAGAACGGCATCATAATAAGTCACATTAGCCGCAGGCAGTGATTCATTGTCACAATCAAGCGTAAGGTGCCCCTTTTTCCCTCCCATAAGGTCGTTAAACTCTTTACAAGTGATTTCACTTTTGCCCAACAGAAAACTGTAATCAAAAGCAACTTCCATTTCAGGCCGTTCATTGCTTTTCGCTGATTTAAGAGCCGTACCTAGTACTACTGATTTTCCAGCAGATTTGATATAGATAAAATCATCCTTCAAATCAACATTTGAGCAATCAACATCCCATGCGAATCCATTTGTAGATTCCCCAGAACACGCCACAAGAAACAGCATTGCTACAGCTGCAATTAAAGTAAAAAAAGATCCTCTCGCATATACTCCATACATATCAAGTCCCCTTATTTTTACCATATATAGCTTTTTTAAGGAAACATCTTTAAAAGTGCGCCAAGACGCCGCGTAAATTTTGCAGCGTCAAGCGTACTTAAAAAGGATATATGCCAAAAGTTCATATTTTATTTAAGCGTTTTCAACAAGGAATCTATCCTCGCCGTTATAACTTTTGCACCCTCTAGCCCCAGATGATCTTCGTTGGAAAACTCACCTTCAGCATAGTCATGGTTACCATCCTTGTATTCATCAAGGACCTTGAAATTCGGATATTTATCAACAAGTTTCTGAACGGATTGCTTTATGATTTCTACAGCATCACGAGTTGGTCCATAGCGTCCCCAAGATATTGTTTTTGTATAATTTGGAGATTGCGGATAGATAACGCCAACAACGTTGACTTCGAAATTACGGGCAAACTCCAGTATTTCTAGAAGTTTTTGCAAGTTGTAGTTATAGCGTAATTTATCATAATCAAACCATAGCGGGTCATAATCAATAGGAGGCACATCGCTACCCCAGCCTACTGTAGTCGATTTGTACATTCCACGATGATACCCGAATAATTCATATTCATATTCATTCGGATTCAATGCCGCCTGAGATGCAGCCACCATATCGCCAATAAAACCGTCCTGCCAGTAGTTATGGTTTTTATCGTATTCATATCCAGGAATATTGGAGAACCAATCAATCCAGTTTTCATCTTTAACATACCAGCGATCATAATCCAAAGCCAGAACTATCGTTTTCAACTTCGGCATCAAAGGCAAGATATAATTTTTAACAAAGAAATTCGTACTCATCAAATCTTGAGCGGAATAAGACATATTTATAGCAAATCCTGATTTGATAAATTCAGGATCCACGCCCGCGAACGATCTGGACGAACCGATAACAACGACCTCTGCGGAATCTTTATACTTCCAGAAATAATCCATTTTTACTTTCATGATTCGAGTATAAATATTCGTTTTTTCGGTCATATAAGCACAAGCACTATCAAGATTAAGCTTGTCATCGCCACTAGGCGGGACTATCGTCTTAACCCATAAGCTCGGGTGCCAAAGTTCATCGCCTTCAGCAAGGTCAACAATGCTGCTATCAGACAAATTCACCAAAACAATTTTCCCATGAGCATAATCAGCATTTGTAAGCGTCGCAACAACAAGGTCGCTAGCACCAGAAACCCATTCCGTGTGATCAAATGCATAACCGTTCGGAGCTTCTACAGACTGGATAAGCTTACCTGTAGAATCGGCAATCAACAGCCTCTTATGCGTTCCATAATTTTCGCCAACAAATTTCTGTCCAGTTTTTCCACCAAAATCAAGGAACAGCGTACGTTTGCTGCCATCCTTAGCAATAGAGACATTGCAAGCCTGCTCTGCTTCTTTGCCATTTTTATACCATACCGTATCGACCGCTTTTCCAGAAAGATTCGAGCCTTTCGCTGCGATACGCGCACGCAATTGCTTCGAGCCAGAAACAGCAAGCCTGTCATCTTCGCTGATGCCCCCGTGATAAGCGCCATCAAACAATTTTTGGGGTTTCCCAAATTTTCCATTCGAGAACTTCACCTGCCAGGTAGAAGCCTTCTTGAAAGACGATTCTTCCGTATTGTCATCTGCATCGGTCACATAGACGATAACCGTATCGCCATTTTCCAAGACTCGCCAACGCGGAATTTCAGCGCTTTCTACATCCAGCTTGACAAGGCCAGAACCAGATTCTTTCAAATCGCGCACATAAAGAGCAGAATAGGCTTTTGTACTCTTGTTATAACTCGAGACTCCTTCATATCTCGTGCAAAAAGCAACTTTTTGACCATCTGGCGAAATTTCAGGATGATAAGCATCAAGAGAATCTGAAATTTCATTCACTGAAAGCATCCCACTCGAATAATCGATAAATGCAATATTCCCCATAGGATTATTGCGGAAAGCAAGCTTCACATGGAAAGTTCCAGTCTTTGATCGCAATGCTGCTGAATTTGCAAGAGGCGAGACACGGCTCGTAATAGCCTTGCAATCTTTTCCCATCCATTCTGCATCAGGAATCGAACCAAATGCTAGACGGAAACCAACATAGTCAGCCTTAGTCGCCGATGTAACCATGTAAGTATCACCACGATTATAGAGCTTAATTACGTCCGCCTTGCTATGGTAGCTTCCTCCCTTCAAGACACGTTC
This is a stretch of genomic DNA from Fibrobacter sp. UWB4. It encodes these proteins:
- a CDS encoding TIGR02171 family protein: MVKIRGLDMYGVYARGSFFTLIAAVAMLFLVACSGESTNGFAWDVDCSNVDLKDDFIYIKSAGKSVVLGTALKSAKSNERPEMEVAFDYSFLLGKSEITCKEFNDLMGGKKGHLTLDCDNESLPAANVTYYDAVLFANAKSKKNGIDSAYSYSSAQFDKNGHCVLLEGFKFKPEVDAFRLPTEAEWVFASGLSFDSTNSWNSSNSDFATHEVCLKKDKKGFCDLSGNVAEWVNDWLGNFQDTVISNYMGALNGGNFDERVIKGGSFRSDPSTINLYSRGDVYTVTSASYSDYLGFRLAYGKIAKPVWLDASGEAISSNILVLPNRKMLSSLLGTNRLKLAFRNDVSGNLVYVDLSKISPVAVEIKDSLEVYHPDISPDGKHVAFCTGLEGIAGKSTVYVRDLNEVGTNLVKLDVKSAAIPRWRVLENGDTVIVYVTDAGNNKEKSDFFSQSTWQVPFSKGAFGKPVKLFDGAYHGGISNDEKLSVSGARLLRARVAKNKSTVTSKAVDTVWFNSDQACNASLNRNSKQTLFLDFAGKTGTEFVGKNYQVHERLLVADEQGKLRTSVAAPKGYTFDHSEWVLNEDNFAVVTLTNFDGAHQKIALVNIKTGSITNLVEGDELWHPCFWTPFDKTTSETSWSEDSVGVYLSAENLSASELSRKMLAFWTFKDSIELIGLGNSRMRSGFNPLDMSVPSLNFSGIPCDMHCIHYLFKNYVSNQCPKLKYVVVSLDFDMWFNYDGHTDVDRNMSGSLGFEYDVNHEFYPEGVDSSFVNLVKLNSPVDAEEFVARKGWFESMEKRGWTDENGVAEIDIDSTWSTCLVDKDYAECVIDNRSEICRSTYHLENCMPDSNVNMCLAYHPFNECLSDFFSNYEKLKDLVRLAKMQNITVVGVTFPVSPYYKKTGSYSRHGMLRSHAEKLIEEMRRMEDENSNFIFMDENKMGDHDYPSSMAHDYDHLNKFGAEKFSARLDSLIKSLRKSK
- a CDS encoding TIGR02171 family protein; the protein is MIKKLSLFFSVLFLVACSESGGVSSPNNKITTENDSLAGMLLVHADNSVVSLGTNDAKANVNERPEMKVTMDYDFSIGKHEVTCGEFNSLMKPLTGLELECSSDKIPATNLTFYDAVLYANERSKAEGFLDTAYTYTSAEFDEKKRCTNLEGFVFHPEVDAYRLPTEAEWSLVALKYWKTSEAWTSENSDFKLHEVCSKTDSSQSVCDIVGNAMEWVNDWLGYFCDQPVKNFIGPPDGGSNDERVLKGGSYHSKADVIKLYNRGDTYMVTSATKADYVGFRLAFGSIPDAEWMGKDCKAITSRVSPLANSAALRSKTGTFHVKLAFRNNPMGNIAFIDYSSGMLSVNEISDSLDAYHPEISPDGQKVAFCTRYEGVSSYNKSTKAYSALYVRDLKESGSGLVKLDVESAEIPRWRVLENGDTVIVYVTDADDNTEESSFKKASTWQVKFSNGKFGKPQKLFDGAYHGGISEDDRLAVSGSKQLRARIAAKGSNLSGKAVDTVWYKNGKEAEQACNVSIAKDGSKRTLFLDFGGKTGQKFVGENYGTHKRLLIADSTGKLIQSVEAPNGYAFDHTEWVSGASDLVVATLTNADYAHGKIVLVNLSDSSIVDLAEGDELWHPSLWVKTIVPPSGDDKLNLDSACAYMTEKTNIYTRIMKVKMDYFWKYKDSAEVVVIGSSRSFAGVDPEFIKSGFAINMSYSAQDLMSTNFFVKNYILPLMPKLKTIVLALDYDRWYVKDENWIDWFSNIPGYEYDKNHNYWQDGFIGDMVAASQAALNPNEYEYELFGYHRGMYKSTTVGWGSDVPPIDYDPLWFDYDKLRYNYNLQKLLEILEFARNFEVNVVGVIYPQSPNYTKTISWGRYGPTRDAVEIIKQSVQKLVDKYPNFKVLDEYKDGNHDYAEGEFSNEDHLGLEGAKVITARIDSLLKTLK